AGGCAAGTGCTAAGGTTAACCGTGCTACAATTAAAGCAGTTACTCAATGCGGATGTATCGAAATTGAAGCTAAAAAACACCAATGGCCTGAAGAAATAGATATTCTGGATCTCAAAAATATGCTTGCCAATGATTTATGTGGACAACTATGTCCTGATTGTCAGGATATTATTGAGACTGAGGTTGGCAAACTTCTGTTTTATATTACAGCTCTTTGTAATACTCTAAAATTAAATCTAGATGATATTCTAGTTAAGGAAAACTCAAAGGTACTTACTCTGGGAAAGTTTAATTTTAGATAGTATTAGTACATATAAAGGTTCATATTGTTATGGGCCTTTTTTGATTCTACCCACCAAAAATTATATTAAGTGCTTCTTCAACTCTATTTACTCCAATTAACTCTATTTTCCCAGGGTTAATATTATTGAGATTTCTTTTTGGCAAAATGCACCTTTCAAAACCTAATTTTTCCCCTTCTATTATCCTTTTTTGGGCGTCTACAATACCTCTTATTTCACCGGTCAAACCTACTTCACCAAATATAAGAGTATTAGGATCTACCACCTTGTTTTTAAATGCCGAAGCAATCGCAATACAAATACCAAGGTCCAGGGATGGCTCACTTGAACGTATTCCTCCAGCTATATTAAGATAAACATCTTCAGTAGCAAGATTAAGTCCTACTTTTTTGTCTAGAACTGCAATCATAAGTAGTGCTCTGTTTAATTCTATTCCAGTACATAACCTCCTCGGATTTCCGTAAGGTGTAGAACTGACCAATGCTTGGATCTCTAGTAAAATTGGCCTAGTTCCTTCTAAAGAACATACTACCGCAGTACCACTACTACCTAATGGTCTTTCTGATAGAAATAGCTGTGACGGGTTGTAGACTTCTTCTAGGCCAACTTCAGTCATACTAAAAACTCCGATTTCATTTGTTGATCCAAATCTATTCTTTACTGAGCGCAGAATTCGAAACTGATGGTGTTTATAGCTTTCAAAATATAGCACAGTATCAACTAAATGCTCTAAAACCCTCGGCCCAGCAATACTTCCTTCTTTTGTAACGTGGCCAGTAAGAATAATCGGCGTGTTTAATTGTTTTGCCAGATGCATCAGCTTGGCTGAGCATTCTCTAACTTGACCTACGCTTCCAGGAGCACTTGGAAAGTCAGGTAAAAATACCGTTTGAATCGAATCCACAACCACCAAACTGGGGGCAACCTCTTGAATCAATTCTATTACTACTTCAACATTATTCTCTGCAGAAATCAGCAGAGTCTCTGACTCGATTTTTAGCCTAGTAGCCCTAAGTTTTATTTGACTAACGGATTCTTCAGCGGAAATATAGAGAACCTTCCCATAACTGGTGGCTACTTTACCACAAGCTTGTAATACTAATGTTGATTTACCTATTCCAGGATCTCCACCGACTAACACCAAGGAACCTGGTACAATCCCGCCACCAAGCACTCTGTCTAATTCAGGGATATTGGTAAGAAATCTTTCGTCTTCATTAGCAGCAATCTCAGACAATGAAAGTGGTTTAACTGCTGTAGACACCACTTGTTTATTTGTTTTTGCAAGGGGCATTTCTTCAACAAGACTATCCCACTTATCACAGTCAGGACATTTTCCCATCCATCTCGGGGATACACTTCCGCATTCTTGACAAACATACCTTACTTTTTTCACCCCACAACCCCCATCTGTTTCCTTTTCTTATAGACTAACAAAATACCTCGTAGAAATAAAGTGAAACTTGGAAATCATGCCCACAGAGTGCATCCTTGATAGATAGACTAAAAGCACCTCATTTAAGGTGCCTTTAGTCTATATCTTTTCTAACTCCAATTTATCGTCTACCACTTTAATAAATACCTTATCTCCTGGTTGATATTTACCTTCCAATAAGCCTTCAGATAAATTGTCCTCTACTAGTCGCAAAATAGCTCTTCTTAGAGGCCTTGCTCCAAACTTTTCATCAAATCCTTCTTCGGCTATCTTTTTCTTACCTTCCTCTGATGCTTCAACTAGAAAACCTTTCTCTTTCAACCTCTCATTAAGCTCCTCAAGCATCAAATCAACTATCTGCAAAATATGCTCCATCTTTAGTGAATGGAAGACTATAGTTTCATCTATTCTATTTAAAAACTCAGGTCTAAATGTTCTCTTTAAGTCTTCCATTATTCTTGATTTCATCTTTTCATAGTTGCTCTCATCTGACTGAACAGCAAACCCCATAGTAGCTTCTTTACGAATTAAATCAGCTCCCACATTAGAAGTCATGATTAATACAGAGTTTCTAAAGTCTACAACTCTTCCTTTAGCATCAGTTAATCTTCCATCTTCTAAGACCTGAAGTAATATATTAAATACTTCAGGATGTGCTTTCTCGATTTCATCTAAGAGTACAACACTATATGGTTTTCTTCTAACAGCCTCTGTAAGTTGACCTCCTTCATCGTATCCCACATACCCTGGAGGAGCTCCAATCAATCTTGAAACTGTGTGCTTCTCCATATACTCTGACATATCCAGCCTTACTAGTGAAGCTTTATCTCCAAATAATGACTCAGCTAGTGCACGAGCTAGCTCTGTTTTGCCTACCCCTGTAGG
This DNA window, taken from Desulfitibacter sp. BRH_c19, encodes the following:
- a CDS encoding DNA repair protein RadA, with the protein product MGKCPDCDKWDSLVEEMPLAKTNKQVVSTAVKPLSLSEIAANEDERFLTNIPELDRVLGGGIVPGSLVLVGGDPGIGKSTLVLQACGKVATSYGKVLYISAEESVSQIKLRATRLKIESETLLISAENNVEVVIELIQEVAPSLVVVDSIQTVFLPDFPSAPGSVGQVRECSAKLMHLAKQLNTPIILTGHVTKEGSIAGPRVLEHLVDTVLYFESYKHHQFRILRSVKNRFGSTNEIGVFSMTEVGLEEVYNPSQLFLSERPLGSSGTAVVCSLEGTRPILLEIQALVSSTPYGNPRRLCTGIELNRALLMIAVLDKKVGLNLATEDVYLNIAGGIRSSEPSLDLGICIAIASAFKNKVVDPNTLIFGEVGLTGEIRGIVDAQKRIIEGEKLGFERCILPKRNLNNINPGKIELIGVNRVEEALNIIFGG